The window GCTCAGCTTGTAGCGGTTCCACGGATACCGCGGGTCGGAAAACACCAGCCGGCGCGGGTCTTCGACCCGGAATTCCGACAGCCTGCTGCCGCTCGTAAAGCGGACCGGCTCGGAAAACCGGATGACCGTGCCTTTCCTCAGACGGGGCCGCCCCCGACGGGCCCGCAGGTTCTCCCAGCACTCCTCGCGCCAACGTCTGGCGGTTTCATTGTCGGTGGGCGTGAGCAGCCGCAGAATCCGCTCCGGGCAGTTGGCATGGACGGGGCCCATTTCCTCGTGCACGTCTCTGTACCCGAAGTTGTACGGATCGTTCGGGCGGTGGATCAGCTCGCACACCACCGCGCTCACCTCGCGGCGCCCGTCCGGCCAGACCTGCTCGTAGGCGCTGTAAGCCTCGTGCAGGTTCGCAGCGCAATCCAGCACCCGGCCCACGGGGCAGCCCGGCGCCGGGCGCCTCGTGTCGAACTCGTTCCGGAAGAACTCCAGCATGCTCTGGCCCTTGGGCTTGTGAAGGAACGTCCAGCCCATGCATTCCCTCCTCTCCAGGTCCCCAAGAAGCCGAGGGGGCGCGCGGCACCCCCTCGGCCCGGACAAGGTCTGTGGTTCCGCTTCACTGCCTATGCGGTGCCGCCGGGGCCAGTTCTACCTCCACAGTAAGGGTCTTATCGCCAAAGACGCGCGAGGCGTGCAGGATTTCAACCGCCACAGGCAGACCATTCGCATCGTAGTCCACAATCAGGCCCGGGTTTACCTCGTCAGATTCGTCGACGGGCACGTCTCTCAGCAGAATGCACAGCGAATCGGTTTCAGGATCATACCTGACCTTCAACGGGCATCCCTCCAGTATTTGCTCAGCCGGCTGGTCCGGTAGGCGGTGATTACCACAGCCCGCTCCGCGTCACGCTCGAAAACGACCCTCAGCAAGTACAACTGGCCTGAAGCATCCCGGTACTTTTTCTCGGCCACGGACCTTCCTTCAACACCCGAAGGCACCACGCGGTCAGCAACTCTCAGCGCTTCTTCCACCAGGTCACGCGACAGCCCACGCCTCGCCACCTGTTCCAAGGCATGACCAGTCCACTCGACTCGCAATAACTTTCCCCCCTCCACGATACCTCAAACCCAGGTTCCTGTAAACGCCAGGCCCCATCGCACCCGGACCCGGAAATCAGAAGAGGGCTTTTCGCGTTATGCGAAGTTCTTTTCGGCCGATAACAGGCCCCGGGAAGCCCCAAAACGGCTTCCCGGGACCCGGTTTTCTTCGCGTAATAAGTCTTATCTGTATACGTTATCCGAAGTCGGCACTTCGCTCCCGCAGCCGCCCCGCCAGGCATCCGGACCCGCTGCCGCGCCTGGGGCTCCCGCCGTGCCGGTGCCGGCGGTCACGAGGCGGCCGCGCACGGACTCGCGGACGGTCCCTCCGTAACCGAGGCGCGCTGCCTTGCCGCGCAGCCTGGGGTGATGGTGAAAGCAACCTGGGATGCAGAGGCGAGGATAACGTCGATGTGCCAGGGGTGAGGAACCCTGGGAGGCAGGCCCGCGAGTCCCTTCGCGAGCGCGAATGTCCCGGCGACGCCCCGGAGGCCGGCGCGACCAGGGGACGTCGGTCTGCGC is drawn from Bacillota bacterium and contains these coding sequences:
- a CDS encoding DUF2283 domain-containing protein, whose amino-acid sequence is MKVRYDPETDSLCILLRDVPVDESDEVNPGLIVDYDANGLPVAVEILHASRVFGDKTLTVEVELAPAAPHRQ
- a CDS encoding DUF4258 domain-containing protein, with the protein product MRVEWTGHALEQVARRGLSRDLVEEALRVADRVVPSGVEGRSVAEKKYRDASGQLYLLRVVFERDAERAVVITAYRTSRLSKYWRDAR